The following DNA comes from Streptococcus canis.
AGTTGTTGCCAGTCCTCACCTAGAGACCTCCAAGAATTTAAGTCATTGGAAACAGGAACTTTCTCAGGCAACCAAAAATTTTGGGTGACACGGTTCCAAACTTCTAAATCTTTGTCATCATTGAGGTAATTCCAGTTGACTGAGCGCATGTGTTTTTTGGTTTCAGATAGGGCGTAATCAATTGGCGATTGTGATCGCTTGTAGTAATGTTGATTCATTTGTCTCCTTCAAGGCTTGATTTTTTATAGGATTAGCTAGTGACATTAAGCCTAAAATATCACTAGACAAGAGTAAGGACAGCATTAACTTTTAGGCAACACAAAAAGACTTGCCGATAAGCAACCTTAGATATATGACTGGTTTTCAGTTTCCTGACACTTCTACTGGTAGCAAGTGTCACCTGTCTTATTGAACAATCTAATAGTCCATTTCTCCTCGAAAAGTTAAGCGTGCTTAACTTTTTATAAAAACAATAATAACACAAGATATAGTGTTTTGCAATGTTTTTTATTACAAGATATAGTTTAAAACCTTCAATTATACCATAATATTGCAGTGGTAAGACTTGTCAAAAAAAATAAAAAAGCAGACTGAAGACAAAGTCCACAGTCTGATCTTTAGCAATGCCTACAATAGTTTTATCTAGGCTGGTCTGAGAATCACCCAATCACACTTCCATTTGGGACAGATGAATCAACGGTTAAAACCGTTAACCGATCCCCATGCTCTGCTGATAAAATCATGCCTTGACTGATGTATTTTTTCATCATTTTACGAGGTTTGAGATTGGCAACAATTTGTAGTTTTTTACCAACTAATTCTTGTTCGTTGGGGTAGAATTTAGCAATGCCTGATAAGATTTGGCGGTCTTCCCCATCTCCTGCGTCTAGTCTAAAGCACAGCAATTTATCAGAACCTTCCACTTTTGATACTTCCTTGACTTCTGCCACACGAATTTCCACAGCGTCAAAGGTTTCAAATTTGATGTCGTCTTTTTCAGATTTGAGCTCAACATCTTCAGGTACCCATTCTTTTTCTTGGGAAATAGCTGAGCTGTCACCCATTTGTGCTTTGATGTAGTCAATCTCAGCTTCCATGTCAAGGCGTGGGAAAATCGGTGTCCCCTTGGCAACAACCTTTGTATTGGCAGGAAAATCTGCTAGAGCAAGAGCTGACAAATCAGAAACAGGTGCCAAACCAAGTTGTGCCATGATGGCAGCTGATGTTTCCATCATAAATGGTTGAATCAAATGAGCAACCACGCGCAAGCTGGCTGCCAAATGCGCCATAACACTGGCCAGTTGAGCTTTATCACCATCTTCTTTGGCAAGAACCCAAGGAGCTGTTTCATCAATGTATTTGTTGGTACGAGCGATGATTGTCCAAACAGCCTCTAAGGCGCGTGGATAGTCCACCGCTTCCATGTGCTTATGGTAATCTGCTAGCTGAGCATCAATCAGTTGACTTAAGTCAGCATCAAAGGCAGTTCCATTGTCAACATAAGCTGGCACCATGCCATCAAAATACTTGTTAATCATCGCAACGGTACGATTCAATAAATTCCCAAGATCGTTGGCTAATTCATAGTTGATACGACCCACATAATCTTCAGGGGTAAAAGTACCATCTGAACCAACCGACAAGGCCCTCATCAAGTAATAGCGAAGAGGATCAAGTCCAAAGCGCTCGACCAACATTTCTGGATAGACCACATTGCCTTTTGATTTGGACATTTTGCCGTCTTTCATGACAAACCAACCATGGGCAATTAAGCGTTCTGGCATTGGCAAATCAAGCATCATGAGCAAAATTGGCCAGTAGATGCTATGGAAGCGTAAAATATCTTTACCAACCATGTGGAAAACCGTGCCATTCCAGAATTTATCAAAGTTGGCATGATCAGCTTGACCATAACCAAGGGCTGTCGCGTAGTTTAGGAGGGCATCAATCCAGACATAAACCACGTGTTTGGGATTTGATGGGACAGATACACCCCAAGTGAAGGTGGTACGACTGACTGCTAAATCTTCTAAACCTGGCTCAATAAAGTTTTTCAACATTTCATTCATGCGGCCGTCTGGTTGGATAAAGTCTGGTTGCTCTTTAAAGAAGGCTACGAGACGATCAGCGTATTTGCTAAGGCGTAGAAAGTAAGATTCTTCAGAGACCCACTCCACTTGGTGACCTGATGGGGCAATACCACCAATGACCTGACCGTCTTCATCTCTAAAAACTTCTTCTAGTTGGCTTTCAGTGAAAAATTCCTCATCAGAGACAGAATACCAGCCAGAGTATTCGCCAAGGTAAATGTCATCTTGCGCTAGCAATTTTTCAAAAACAGCAGCAACAACTTCCTCATGGTAATCGTCAGTTGTCCGGATAAATTTGTCATAGGAAATATCCAGTAATTGCCAAAGGGCTTTGACATCCTTTGCCATATGATCAACATAGGTTTGAGGTGTGATACCAGCTTCTTCAGCCTTGGTTTGAATTTTTTGTCCGTGCTCATCAAGTCCTGTGAGGTAAAAGACCTCATGGCCCATCAGGCGCTTGTAGCGTGCCAAAACATCACAGGCAATGGTGGTATAGGCAGAACCAATGTGTAATTTCCCAGATGGGTAATAGATGGGGGTAGTAATGTAAAATGGTTTTTTCATGATTGTTTCCTTTCAAAATCATACTCCACTGAAAGTATGATTGAGAGATGTAGTGTGACATCTGACTTTTTCGTGTCTGAGCTCAGCCAATCAAGGCTAAGTAAACCTGCTGCATCAATCTTCTATTCGGAAAAGATTAACTGAAAACAACAGTTATCAATGGTTCATTATACCATATTTTAAGGGGCAGCAAAACCAGTAAATCAGGGGAGAGCAATCAAAATCTTGCCCTAAATGAGCTTCTTCGCTCCACAAGTCAGTCAAGTTCTTTTAATCGGTTTGATTTTGGTTTGAACGTGATAAAATTCCTGAGCCAACAGGTAATTGACATAGAGTAAAGGAATTAAGATAGGAGACAAAGCATATTCACCATGTGATAAGGATAAGAGGGTCGAGCAAACCACGCCGCAGGCAAAGGCTACAATGACAATCAAGGTATTACGACCAATATGGATGATTTCTTGGTTCCTTTCATACAAGCCTTTGGTCAATAAATAAGCGGCATTTTTAATATTTCCTGTCATCATAACATTAGCATAACTAGCTCCTCGCAAGGTTTTAAAGGTATCTACCTGAATAGAAGCAAAAAAAGCCAAGGCTGATACCGTAAAAAATGAGGGCAGCAAAGGGGTTAATAAGGCTGTCACTAAAGCAATCCCCGTTAAAATAAAACTAGATAAGAGGTACCAGTGTATCCCCTTTTTAGTGGCCCAGTGGCGCATAAAATAAGTAATGGACTGTCCAAGCATAAAAACTGTCACGGGAAGTAAATATTGCAGCGCCTCCTGTAATTGATTTTCCGATAGACGAATAGCCAAAAATAAGAGGTTTCCTGTCTGTACTCCAGCAAAACGCTTGCCTTGAGTCATATAGGTAAAGGCATTGACATAGCCACTGATAAAACAGAGCATCATGGCACACCGTAATCCCTCATAAACCTGATATTTCTTTCGTTTTTTTCTCGACATCCTGGTCCTTTTAACACCCTTCATTGACCGTATTTTGCAAAAGAAAAAATACTGAAGAACAGTATTTTGCTCGCTTTAAGGAGATTTGGCAGCCAGACCAGCTAAGAAAGGTTTAACAGACACACTCGCCCTACCAAAGCTGGCAAACCTCCAAATGGTAGGCTTAGTATAGCATACGAGTGCTGGCAAATCAAGCCTCTCTAAGATTTTCTCTGTATTTTTTAAAGCCTCCTCATCAGTTTTATTCCCAGACAAGGAGTCATAACCACCCGTGAAAACGGGTAGCTTGTACACCGGCTATAAGCCGTTTCTCTCCAGCGGCGCCTAAAGACGCTCGCTGAAGACGTTCAGGTTATGCTTGCATTACTTGACTGAAGCCCGTAACAACAAGCTTTTATCTTATGGCTTCGAGTCATAATAAAGAAAAGAACAAGTGCTCATGACTTGTCCTTTTCCTCTTTATTCTGTTACCTGTTGCTTATTGGGGTCAATCATCTTAAAGTTTTTTAGGAAATGTTCATCTGCTAATTCCGCTTCAAAGCGATCACCGACCTTAAGGAAAGGTAAGTAATCAGTTGTGTCGTTACTTGCCTTAACCTTATAAATGCGACCATCAGAGGCAAGGTAATAAACCGTTGTTCCTGAAATGATTTGACTGGCTAATTGATCTATTTGTCCAGAAATAAGCTTAGCTTTTTTCTTAGAAGCTGTTGCTGACGACAAGGAACTGGTATCACGATCAGTAAACTGAGCAATCAAGGTTTGAATATCATTATTAACCGTAACTTGTTGATAATCTTCTGCATCAACCAGAGCATAGGATTTAACCAGACCAGCATCATCTTTCAACGAAATCAAATAGTAAGCTTTATCATTTAACTTGACGAGTGTTGGGGCGGTTGCAGAATATTTTTTTTCTTGAACTTCTCCTTCGGCAGACTTCATGGCAGAGCGTTCCGTAGCTGAAGCTAGCTTGTAGTTGGTAATTTCTCTTGTCCGCATATTAACCAAGATAAAGCCAAGGTTTGATGAGTCAGCGGTCGCTGATGTAATACCTGTGTAGAGATAAATATCTGAACCGATGGTGATGTAATTGTAACTATCTGTTGTTTGTTTGACACCTGTTTGGCTAAAGACAGTATTCCAATACCCATTTTGATAGGTATAATGGTCGTTAACCCTTTCCAGAACATTTTCAGAAGAATAGACACGATCTACCCATTTTGGCACTGATTTGAGGTCATAAAATGTGGACTTGCCGCTAACAGCATCTAATAAGATGACACCTGTCGGATCCTGCGATGACAAGCCAAATTTTGGAGCATAGGTTGTTGCAACATAGTAGGGATTACCATCGTCATCAACTTCAAAAGAAGGATCAGCAAAAATAGTCATCGGATACTGAAAACGCAAATGCCTCATAGTATCTCGGAAAAGGTACTCAGAACGCGAATACTTCATGGCTTTTTTTAATTTGACCAATTCGGCCTTGCCTGTGGTTTGATTAACCTTGACATAGTAATTAATCCCTTCTTGACGGTTGGTCACCCATTTCCAAAAAGACTTGTATTCTAAAGGTGAGACACGATAAGGAAGCTTGCCAATGGTAATCTGACGATATTCGTCTGAAATACCAAACTGAGAGACCTTGTCAATCGTTCCTAGATAGGTGTCACCAATTTTTTCGGCAGAATCTCGGTCTAAAAGAGCAAGTGCTGATAAATCCGTTTCTGGGAAATCTTTGTTAAAGTCGGCATCCTTGACATGAATCACATGAGCATAGGACTTGGCACGAAAAAGTTTCGTATTAACCACTGCTATTAATGACAAGAGTCCGACAATTATCGCGATGGTCAGAATAAGCCACTTCAATACTCCTGTTGAAGAAG
Coding sequences within:
- the metG gene encoding methionine--tRNA ligase — translated: MKKPFYITTPIYYPSGKLHIGSAYTTIACDVLARYKRLMGHEVFYLTGLDEHGQKIQTKAEEAGITPQTYVDHMAKDVKALWQLLDISYDKFIRTTDDYHEEVVAAVFEKLLAQDDIYLGEYSGWYSVSDEEFFTESQLEEVFRDEDGQVIGGIAPSGHQVEWVSEESYFLRLSKYADRLVAFFKEQPDFIQPDGRMNEMLKNFIEPGLEDLAVSRTTFTWGVSVPSNPKHVVYVWIDALLNYATALGYGQADHANFDKFWNGTVFHMVGKDILRFHSIYWPILLMMLDLPMPERLIAHGWFVMKDGKMSKSKGNVVYPEMLVERFGLDPLRYYLMRALSVGSDGTFTPEDYVGRINYELANDLGNLLNRTVAMINKYFDGMVPAYVDNGTAFDADLSQLIDAQLADYHKHMEAVDYPRALEAVWTIIARTNKYIDETAPWVLAKEDGDKAQLASVMAHLAASLRVVAHLIQPFMMETSAAIMAQLGLAPVSDLSALALADFPANTKVVAKGTPIFPRLDMEAEIDYIKAQMGDSSAISQEKEWVPEDVELKSEKDDIKFETFDAVEIRVAEVKEVSKVEGSDKLLCFRLDAGDGEDRQILSGIAKFYPNEQELVGKKLQIVANLKPRKMMKKYISQGMILSAEHGDRLTVLTVDSSVPNGSVIG
- a CDS encoding YoaK family protein, with the protein product MSRKKRKKYQVYEGLRCAMMLCFISGYVNAFTYMTQGKRFAGVQTGNLLFLAIRLSENQLQEALQYLLPVTVFMLGQSITYFMRHWATKKGIHWYLLSSFILTGIALVTALLTPLLPSFFTVSALAFFASIQVDTFKTLRGASYANVMMTGNIKNAAYLLTKGLYERNQEIIHIGRNTLIVIVAFACGVVCSTLLSLSHGEYALSPILIPLLYVNYLLAQEFYHVQTKIKPIKRT